Below is a genomic region from Gillisia sp. Hel_I_86.
GCCCGTGGTTACATTTGGTCTAGTAGACATAATAGATAAAATGATGGATGCCACACTAAAGATTACCAGGATCAGGGTGGGGATCAATAAGTGCTTATTGGTCACTGCATCTAATTTTGGGATAATGTTCGCCAAGGCAAGGGAGATAATAATTGCATTTACAGAAAGCAAAATATTGGCTTTGGTATCGGCAATATCACTTAGCTTTATATGGTTTCGCATGGTGACCCTAAACAAGCTTTGAATGCTTCTTTCGGGATTGTTATTTTTATATTCCGCCTTAAGCCGGGCTTTGGTTTCTTCTTTTTTTAGTTTCTGAACTTTCTTTGTCCGTTTTTCTAATATTTCTGAAAGATTATTGTCTTTCCCAACTTTCCAGTGCTTTGATGCATATTCTGTATGAAAATTATGCTTATCTGTAAACAAATGTACGTTCTCGGCCAACCATTCCTCAGAAGAATAATTATGAATGTTCAGCAATTGTAATTCCTGCCGTAATAACTCGCTGGTTTCTTCAAAATAGTCTTTTGCAAGATGGGAACAGTCTGCATCCCTAATAATTTTTTCAAGTTTGGTCTTAGGAGTAGTTTCAAATTTGGTAGCCATGATGCATTTTGAAACCAACTCAATGGTCTCTTCGTCTGCATTGTTATCCTTTAAAAATCGCTTGGCAATTTTTACGCTTTCTTCCTCATGTCCTTCAAACTTTACAGTGTACCCAGTATCATGGAGCCAAGCAGATAAGAGCAATACCTCTTCTTCTTTAACATTTATTTCCGAATTCTCAATTAATTCTTTAGTACTTTTAACCACCCGCTTCGTGTGGTTGTAATTGTGATAAACATATGTATTTGGCAGTTTTTCCTTGAACAAATCAAGGACGAACTTATCTGCCTTTTTTAGTAATTCTGTCATATAAAATGTGATTAGATATGGAGCCAAATTACAAAAAAAAATGCCCTTTGGATTTTTATGAAAAAAAATATTATTTTTCTAACTTTATTAGCCATTTTACTACTTGTTGGATGTTCTACCTACGATCCAAAATATAGAGAAGGCGAACCAACCAAGAATTTCAACTATCCTACAGATAAGAAAATCGAGAAATCTTTTTACTTGTTGGGAGATGGCGGCTACTCCCCTCCCGGTGGAAGTTCCAAGGGCTTGATTGCCCTAAAGAATTATATGGATTCTGTAAAGGTGACAGACAATTACACGCTAATTTTAGGAGATAACATATATCCTGTAGGGATGCCCCCCAAGGATAGCCCAGAGCGTGAAGCTGCCGAATATAGATTGGATGCCCAATTGGATGCGTTCGAGACATACGAAGGAAATGTGGTGGTTATCCCTGGAAACCACGATTGGTACAATGAGGGGGTAAAAGGTCTGGAACGAGAGCGGGATTATTTAAAAGAGAAGGTGAAGACGAATTTAATATGGGCTCCAAAAACAGGATGTGGTCTAGATGTAATAGAAATTTCAGAGAATATTCAACTTATAACCCTAGATTCTCAATGGTTTTTGGAAAATTGGGATAGGCACCCTACTATTAATGATAATTGTCCCAAGATAAAAACAAGGGAAGCCTTGTTTTTGGAACTTGCTTCAGAATTGCAAAAAAACCAAAATAAAACAATTATAATAGCAGTCCACCATCCTTTGTATACCAATGGAGTCCATGGAGGACAATACGAATTTACCAGGCATATTTATCCATCACAAAAGAAAATACCCGTTCCAATTTTGGGCTCTTTGGCTGCTTTAATAAGAACAAGTGGGGGAGTATCTATTCAAGATGCACAGAATGAACGGTATAAATCGCTTGTAAAAAGATTGGAAACCATCGCACAAGGTTCGGATAGGTTGATTTTTGTTTCTGGTCACGAACATTCACTTCAATATATAGAACACGATAGTATCCGTCAAATTGTTGCAGGATCAGGATCTAAAGGATCTTATGCGGTACTGAGCAACGACGGCTATTTTGCATATCCCGAACAAGGCTTTGCGGTTTACGATGTTTTTGAAGATGGTTCTTCTTGGGTCAGTTTTTACGGAAACAAAAATAACAAGGCTAAGCTTTTATATCAGAAAGAAGTTTTTTCTGCACCCAAACCTTATGATGTTTCCCACTTGCCAACAGAATTCCCATCAACGATTACTACTTCTATTTACAACGAAGAAGAAACTGAGAAAACGGGCTTATATGAAAGCGTATGGGGCCAGCGCTATAGAGACCTATATGGAACTGCCATAACTGTAAAAGTCGCAAATTTGGATACCTTATATGGCGGTTTAAAACCTGTGATTAAAGGTGGAGGGCATCAAACTATTTCTATTAGAATGGAAGATAGCTTGGGCAGGGATTATAATATGCGCCGTCTTAAGAAGAGTGCTGTTCAATTTTTGCAAACAGTGGCCTTTAAAGGTACTCCTGTGCAGGAGCAGTTGGAAAATACGGTTGCAGAAAATGTGATTGAGGATTTTTATACCGCTGCACATCCATATGCGTTTCTCGCAGTTCCCAAATTATCCAATGCTATTGGTTTGTACCATACAAACCCAAAGTTGTTTTATGTGCCCAAACAAAAAGCACTGGGGGAATATAATTCAGATTTTGGGGACGAACTCTATATGATCGTGGAAAGACCAGAAGATGACTGGGCTGGCATGAAATCATTTGGAGAAGATACCAAGGATATTTTAAGTACTTCAGATATGCTGGAGAAGTTAAGGAAAGATGAAAAATACTTTTTGGATGAAGAAGCATATATAAAGGCTAGAATCTTCGATATGCTTATTGGAGACTGGGACAGGCACCAAGACCAATGGAAATGGGCCGAAGTAGAATTGGCAAATGGCAATAAGCGATTTTTGCCAATTCCAAGAGATCGCGATCAGGCTTTCTCTAATTTTGATGGAGCATTTTTTGGGACATTAAAGGGTTTGGCAGGCTTTGCAAATCAATTTGCGGTATATGGCGATGATATTAAAGATGTAAAATGGTTCAATACCGCAGCTACCGGAATGGATAGAACCCTTATCCAGAATTTGGGAAGGGAAGCCTGGATAGAACAAGCTGAATTTATCCAGAAGAATTTAACCGACGAAATTATTGATGAGGCATTTTTGGAATTGCCAGAAATCACAAGAAACGAAACCACAGATTTTATTGTAAAGAGCCTAAAGGGGAGAAGAGGAAATATTGTGGATATCGCCAAAAGATATTACGATTATATGGCCAAATTGGCCATAGTTACAGGAACAGATAAAGATGACTTCATAGAAATCGAACGTTTGGACCAGGGCAAAACCAGGATTACCATTTCTAGGATAAAAGGTGGTGAAAAAGCTGATGTGGTAAGTGATAAGACATATAATATGGAAGATACAGATGAAATTTGGTTATATGCCCTAGACGATGATGATGTAATAAATGTAATAGGAGATACAGAGAAGAATTTAATCTTTGTTCGGGTTATTGGGGGGCAAAATAACGATGTTTACAAGGTTGCCGAGAATAGTGGAAGAAAGGTGAAGATTTATGATTATCTAAGCAAGCCTAGTACGGTGGAGTCACAAGGGAAGGCAAAAATCAGGTTTAGGGACAACTATAACCAGAACACCTTTGATAAGGATAAAAAGACGTTTAAATCGGGATCCATAGTGCCAGGCTTTGGGTATAACCCAGATGATGGAATTAAAATTGGGGTACAGAGTGTTTCGACCGAGAATGGTTTCAAGAGAAATCCATTCACCATAAGAAACACGTATAGTTTGGGATATTATTTTGCAACAAATGGTTTTGATGCTAGCTATCAAGGAGAGTTTGCTCGAATAATTGGAAATTTCAATTTGGTAATAGGTGCCAATTTTTCCAGTCCAAATGCTTCCAATAATTTCTTTGGCTACGGGAATGAAACTCCAAATTTCGATGATGATCTGGATTATGACTATAACAGGACCAAAATAGGCAGGGCAGGGATCAAATTTGGTTTTGTTAGGAAATCACCCTTCGGAAGTTATTTTGGTTATATGGCCAATTTTGAAGGAATCAAAGTAGATGAGACCGAAAATAGATTTATTACTGAAGATTTTGTTCCCAATGATCCAGATTTTTTCGAAAGAAAATTCTTTGGAGGTCTAGATGCCACATATAGATACGAAAGCTATGACAATAATTTGAACCCTACTCGAGGAATGAAATTCGAATTAAATGGTGGGGGAAAACTAAACCTTGAAGATTTAGATAGAAATTTTGGATATATAAAGCCCTATTTAGGGTTTTATAATGCTCTTTCTGAAAATCGCAAGTTGGTTTTAAAATCCCAAGTACAAGCTCATTTTAATATCGGGGATGATTACGAGTTTTATCAAGCTGCCCAATTAGGAGGGAATTCCGGTCTACGAGGGTTTAGACAACAACGTTTTACTGGGAAAAAAGCATTTGCAACGGGAGCAGACTTGCGTTATAGCTTTAACCAATTTAAGACCTCTTTCCTGCCATTCCAAATTGGAATATTTGGGGGGTATGACCTTGGTAGGGTATGGACAGAAGAGGGAGATAGCAACAAGTGGCATGATAGCTATGGCGGAGGGCTGTGGATTAATAGCGCTGAAGCATTGAGTGCTAAGTTTAGTTTATTTAGTAGTGCAGAAGATTTGAGGTTTACTTTCGGATTTGGATTTAAGTTTTAAAACCATTAGTGTCCGGTTAAAGATTAAAGACCGCTTCACACTTCTAGAGATAAGAAAATAGACTTAACTGTAACTGGGCTTCCGCAGATTCTTGTTATTTTAATGGACAACAAAGTCTTAAAAAGTTAGTTCGACTTAAAAATTTTTTCAAAACAATTTGATATTTTTTTAATGGCAAATGCTGTCATTCCGAACGAAGAATGAGGAGGAATCTTATTTTATAGAGATTTCTCGTCGCTCATACTTCACTCCGTCAAAATAACAAACCATTCAAAATAAATATGCGTATCTGTAAAGTATCCTAAACTGAAAAAGGACGTCATCCTGTTTCGGAAGAATCGGAAATTTCAGAATCTCATTTCAATTTAAATCAATACAATTTTTGAGACCCTGAAAATCCTCACGCTTTCGGTACAGCGTTCTGCGTAATAAAAAAGCCTCTGCAACTGCAGAGGCTTTTCCTGTTTAAAATTTTGATATTATTCCTCTTTCTGAGGACCATTAATAGATAGCTTATTTGTAAAATCG
It encodes:
- a CDS encoding metallophosphoesterase; the protein is MKKNIIFLTLLAILLLVGCSTYDPKYREGEPTKNFNYPTDKKIEKSFYLLGDGGYSPPGGSSKGLIALKNYMDSVKVTDNYTLILGDNIYPVGMPPKDSPEREAAEYRLDAQLDAFETYEGNVVVIPGNHDWYNEGVKGLERERDYLKEKVKTNLIWAPKTGCGLDVIEISENIQLITLDSQWFLENWDRHPTINDNCPKIKTREALFLELASELQKNQNKTIIIAVHHPLYTNGVHGGQYEFTRHIYPSQKKIPVPILGSLAALIRTSGGVSIQDAQNERYKSLVKRLETIAQGSDRLIFVSGHEHSLQYIEHDSIRQIVAGSGSKGSYAVLSNDGYFAYPEQGFAVYDVFEDGSSWVSFYGNKNNKAKLLYQKEVFSAPKPYDVSHLPTEFPSTITTSIYNEEETEKTGLYESVWGQRYRDLYGTAITVKVANLDTLYGGLKPVIKGGGHQTISIRMEDSLGRDYNMRRLKKSAVQFLQTVAFKGTPVQEQLENTVAENVIEDFYTAAHPYAFLAVPKLSNAIGLYHTNPKLFYVPKQKALGEYNSDFGDELYMIVERPEDDWAGMKSFGEDTKDILSTSDMLEKLRKDEKYFLDEEAYIKARIFDMLIGDWDRHQDQWKWAEVELANGNKRFLPIPRDRDQAFSNFDGAFFGTLKGLAGFANQFAVYGDDIKDVKWFNTAATGMDRTLIQNLGREAWIEQAEFIQKNLTDEIIDEAFLELPEITRNETTDFIVKSLKGRRGNIVDIAKRYYDYMAKLAIVTGTDKDDFIEIERLDQGKTRITISRIKGGEKADVVSDKTYNMEDTDEIWLYALDDDDVINVIGDTEKNLIFVRVIGGQNNDVYKVAENSGRKVKIYDYLSKPSTVESQGKAKIRFRDNYNQNTFDKDKKTFKSGSIVPGFGYNPDDGIKIGVQSVSTENGFKRNPFTIRNTYSLGYYFATNGFDASYQGEFARIIGNFNLVIGANFSSPNASNNFFGYGNETPNFDDDLDYDYNRTKIGRAGIKFGFVRKSPFGSYFGYMANFEGIKVDETENRFITEDFVPNDPDFFERKFFGGLDATYRYESYDNNLNPTRGMKFELNGGGKLNLEDLDRNFGYIKPYLGFYNALSENRKLVLKSQVQAHFNIGDDYEFYQAAQLGGNSGLRGFRQQRFTGKKAFATGADLRYSFNQFKTSFLPFQIGIFGGYDLGRVWTEEGDSNKWHDSYGGGLWINSAEALSAKFSLFSSAEDLRFTFGFGFKF
- a CDS encoding Pycsar system effector family protein, with amino-acid sequence MTELLKKADKFVLDLFKEKLPNTYVYHNYNHTKRVVKSTKELIENSEINVKEEEVLLLSAWLHDTGYTVKFEGHEEESVKIAKRFLKDNNADEETIELVSKCIMATKFETTPKTKLEKIIRDADCSHLAKDYFEETSELLRQELQLLNIHNYSSEEWLAENVHLFTDKHNFHTEYASKHWKVGKDNNLSEILEKRTKKVQKLKKEETKARLKAEYKNNNPERSIQSLFRVTMRNHIKLSDIADTKANILLSVNAIIISLALANIIPKLDAVTNKHLLIPTLILVIFSVASIILSIMSTRPNVTTGEFTKEQVESRDVNLLFFGNFHKMPFDQFKWGINEIIKDKDYVYESLMLDLHLLGKVLHRKYMLLRLTYTVFMVGIIASVLSFVIAFYLK